The proteins below come from a single Rhodothermaceae bacterium genomic window:
- a CDS encoding sulfatase-like hydrolase/transferase, translating to MTAVLLYQGSGYLPDDLTESAMEFMHAHAGSPFLVFLSYNTPHSPMQVPDEWWNQVLELRQDPRFPEQEDTLHTRAALAMMLNIDWNVGRVLTLLDNLSLTEETIVLYFSDNGPNGPRWNADMKGRKGSTDEGGVRSPLLMQWPGVIAEGTVITDITAAIDLMPTLAEFSNIDLNTNYLLDGVSLAPLLRGEIESMPERLIFSHWRGRTSVRTQTYRLGHSGGLFDMVNDREQRVDLASEYPELADSLEEARARWIREVVPEAYRKHPFTIGSEDERITWLPARDATASEGIKRSNRYPNDSFLTNWTSTQDSILWEADVLTTGEYKATLYYTTAVGNEGAQIDLSFGDASLQATIVEAHDPAEYGMKEDRVQRIESYVKDFRPLVLGSISLEAGQESLVLQAISIPGKAVADVRLLQLERVVEL from the coding sequence CTGACGGCCGTCCTACTATACCAGGGAAGTGGATACTTGCCGGATGATCTGACGGAGTCTGCAATGGAGTTTATGCATGCGCATGCGGGGTCTCCATTTCTTGTTTTTTTGTCCTATAACACGCCACATTCCCCCATGCAGGTGCCCGATGAGTGGTGGAATCAGGTGTTGGAGCTCCGGCAAGATCCCCGATTCCCGGAACAGGAGGATACTCTCCATACACGTGCAGCTCTCGCGATGATGCTCAACATTGATTGGAACGTCGGCAGGGTCTTAACGCTTCTGGACAATTTATCCCTCACGGAAGAGACCATTGTGCTCTATTTTTCGGACAATGGCCCGAATGGTCCACGATGGAATGCCGACATGAAAGGCAGGAAGGGATCTACGGATGAAGGAGGTGTTCGCTCACCACTTCTGATGCAATGGCCCGGTGTGATTGCTGAGGGTACTGTGATTACCGATATTACAGCTGCTATTGATCTGATGCCAACCCTGGCTGAGTTCAGCAATATTGATCTCAACACCAATTACCTACTGGATGGAGTCAGCTTGGCTCCGTTACTACGAGGGGAGATAGAGTCTATGCCAGAGCGGCTCATTTTTTCTCACTGGAGAGGACGCACGAGTGTAAGGACCCAGACCTATCGTTTGGGGCATTCGGGAGGGCTCTTCGACATGGTGAATGATCGAGAGCAGCGTGTGGATTTGGCTTCGGAGTACCCTGAATTAGCAGATTCTCTGGAAGAAGCAAGAGCACGTTGGATTCGTGAGGTAGTCCCCGAAGCTTACCGGAAGCACCCTTTTACTATTGGCTCCGAAGATGAAAGAATTACCTGGCTCCCTGCCCGGGATGCGACGGCATCGGAAGGGATCAAACGCTCCAATCGGTATCCGAACGACAGCTTCCTAACCAACTGGACGAGTACGCAGGATTCCATTCTGTGGGAGGCGGATGTTCTGACTACCGGGGAATACAAAGCGACACTGTACTATACAACAGCAGTCGGGAATGAAGGCGCTCAAATTGACTTGAGCTTTGGCGACGCTTCGCTGCAAGCTACGATTGTGGAGGCACACGATCCGGCTGAATACGGTATGAAGGAAGATCGTGTGCAGAGAATTGAGTCGTACGTCAAAGATTTTCGCCCGTTGGTACTAGGATCCATCTCCCTTGAAGCCGGGCAAGAGTCGCTTGTTTTGCAGGCAATCAGCATCCCTGGGAAGGCGGTCGCTGATGTTCGGCTTTTGCAACTGGAACGTGTCGTAGAATTGTAG
- a CDS encoding penicillin-binding protein, which produces MPKEKQKRLSPIARYRNLLLRIFRKQDAAHAAFILSIPTLLVILGALFLLTYMWILSWNTPSLREIENPELSYASVAYTADGIELARFGRQNRTWVPFDSISIYARQALIATEDHRFYNHWGVNLFRTASAATQSLLGELGLPFERQGGSTITQQLARNIYNEQIGFEVSVTRKLKEMVTAVRLEQLYSKDEIAEMYLNTVPFLYNAYGIEAAARTYFNKAASDLDILESATLIGLLKGTYRYDPLRNPERSRIRRNTVLQRMITQDWLDRDSYEMLRDSLTTTSLRTADVTQSIAPYFAEQVRQQVSEWGDEEGIDIYSSRLRIETTLDSRLQSLARSAVTGTLDGLQAVVNCEWSAASSPRMRYGEDISKYVTDPCHTDPDNHWAWFWRSNPSVLNAYIQESTRYQNLLREGKNGSEALQELKSDPAFIDSLKVTKSRLENGFVAMDPTNGYIKAWVGGRDLSTDWYDHVGVAKRQPGSVFKPFTYAFAIDANYSPDKMYLDSVFQYLDEFTGDIWSPQNFGDETSGEWMTMREGLARSMNTVTAQVIHDVNPLNVANLARNMGIRSELDAVPSLALGTSEVTLLESVTAYSTFANRGIQTDPVMITRIVNEETGRVVYDYQQDSLRTHPREVLSEEKTAIVIDMLRDVINKPYGTGIRIRSSYNLYGYDFAGKTGTTQEGADGWFIIMHPELVTGAWVGFNDQRMRFRSSYWGQGAHNALFVVGEFLQSVSENEELRLSVNNTFPSPLLNNQISPGDRQNPRTRVTW; this is translated from the coding sequence ATGCCAAAAGAAAAACAAAAACGGCTCTCACCGATCGCGAGATACAGGAACCTGCTACTTCGCATTTTCCGCAAACAGGATGCGGCGCATGCTGCATTTATCCTGAGTATTCCAACCCTGCTAGTGATTCTCGGCGCGCTCTTTTTGTTGACATACATGTGGATCCTGTCATGGAATACACCCTCTCTGCGGGAAATTGAGAACCCTGAACTATCCTATGCCAGCGTAGCCTATACAGCAGATGGTATTGAGTTGGCCCGATTTGGGCGCCAAAACCGGACCTGGGTTCCGTTTGACTCCATCTCTATTTATGCACGTCAAGCATTGATCGCAACGGAAGATCATCGATTCTATAACCATTGGGGAGTCAATCTATTTCGTACAGCTTCTGCCGCTACCCAATCCTTGCTTGGCGAACTCGGACTTCCTTTTGAGCGCCAGGGTGGTTCCACCATCACACAACAACTAGCACGTAATATCTACAATGAGCAGATTGGATTTGAAGTCAGTGTGACCCGAAAGTTAAAAGAGATGGTCACCGCAGTACGTCTGGAGCAGCTCTACTCAAAAGATGAGATCGCTGAGATGTATTTGAATACCGTCCCATTTCTCTATAATGCCTATGGGATTGAAGCTGCCGCACGGACCTATTTCAATAAAGCTGCATCCGACCTGGATATACTTGAAAGTGCAACCCTGATTGGACTTCTTAAGGGGACCTACCGCTATGACCCCCTGCGAAATCCCGAGCGATCCAGAATCCGTCGCAATACCGTACTGCAACGAATGATCACGCAAGACTGGCTGGATAGGGATTCCTATGAGATGCTGAGAGATTCCTTGACCACTACCAGCCTCCGAACCGCAGATGTGACGCAAAGCATTGCACCTTATTTTGCTGAACAAGTACGTCAACAGGTCTCAGAATGGGGAGATGAAGAGGGCATCGACATCTATAGTAGCAGACTGAGAATTGAGACCACTCTTGATTCCAGGTTACAATCACTTGCTCGCTCTGCCGTTACGGGAACACTGGACGGTTTGCAGGCAGTGGTAAACTGTGAATGGAGTGCTGCCTCCAGCCCTCGAATGCGATATGGAGAGGATATTTCCAAATACGTGACGGACCCTTGCCACACAGATCCTGATAACCACTGGGCGTGGTTTTGGCGAAGTAATCCATCAGTTCTGAATGCCTATATCCAGGAATCTACGAGGTACCAAAACCTTCTGAGGGAAGGCAAAAACGGGTCGGAGGCATTACAGGAACTCAAAAGTGATCCCGCATTTATTGACTCGCTCAAAGTGACAAAAAGCCGACTGGAAAACGGCTTCGTTGCAATGGACCCGACAAACGGATACATCAAAGCATGGGTCGGTGGCCGGGACCTTTCAACGGATTGGTACGACCATGTGGGTGTTGCAAAGAGACAGCCCGGCTCGGTATTTAAACCCTTTACTTATGCATTCGCAATTGATGCTAACTACTCGCCGGACAAAATGTATCTCGATTCTGTATTTCAATATCTGGATGAATTTACAGGGGATATTTGGAGCCCGCAGAATTTTGGAGACGAGACCAGCGGTGAATGGATGACGATGCGAGAGGGGCTGGCCCGCTCTATGAACACTGTCACTGCACAGGTAATCCACGATGTCAACCCACTGAATGTGGCCAACCTTGCAAGAAACATGGGAATCCGGAGTGAGCTGGACGCTGTTCCGTCCCTGGCATTGGGAACAAGCGAGGTCACACTTCTTGAATCTGTTACTGCCTACAGTACCTTTGCCAATCGGGGAATCCAGACGGACCCTGTAATGATTACCAGAATCGTGAACGAAGAGACTGGCAGGGTTGTCTATGACTATCAACAGGACTCATTACGCACGCATCCGCGCGAGGTCCTTTCAGAGGAAAAGACCGCCATCGTGATTGACATGCTGCGGGATGTGATCAATAAACCCTATGGTACCGGAATTCGTATCCGAAGCAGCTATAACCTGTATGGTTATGATTTCGCGGGAAAAACTGGAACAACACAGGAAGGGGCTGACGGCTGGTTTATCATCATGCACCCAGAACTGGTTACTGGTGCATGGGTTGGCTTCAATGATCAGCGCATGCGTTTTCGCTCCTCATATTGGGGACAGGGTGCACACAATGCCCTATTTGTCGTGGGAGAATTCCTTCAGAGCGTTTCCGAGAATGAAGAACTCAGACTCAGCGTCAACAATACCTTCCCCTCCCCGCTATTGAACAATCAAATCTCTCCGGGTGATCGTCAAAATCCAAGGACCCGCGTGACCTGGTAA
- a CDS encoding rhomboid family intramembrane serine protease: MSYYSYGGFGGFGAFPPIIKNLLIINGLVFLSQLIAYEPLVLWFGLWPLSSGFQVHQLVSYSFLHGGWGHLFFNMFALWMFGAQIENTWGSRRFLIYYGVCVIGAALAQLAVAAATGMNYVTIGASGGVFGILLAFGLMFPEQRIMLIFPPIPMKAKFFVIGYGVLEFFLATSGTQPGVANWAHLAGMATGFLLITYWHGGLPFRSGKSDDYY; this comes from the coding sequence ATGTCTTATTACTCATATGGTGGTTTTGGAGGATTTGGAGCATTCCCCCCGATCATAAAAAACCTTCTCATCATTAACGGGCTCGTGTTCCTTAGTCAGCTAATTGCTTATGAGCCGTTGGTTTTATGGTTTGGATTGTGGCCATTATCCTCTGGGTTTCAGGTCCATCAGCTAGTGAGCTATAGTTTTCTGCATGGTGGATGGGGACACCTCTTCTTCAATATGTTTGCGCTCTGGATGTTCGGTGCGCAAATTGAGAATACATGGGGATCCCGACGTTTTTTGATTTACTACGGAGTTTGTGTAATTGGAGCTGCTCTTGCGCAGCTTGCGGTCGCTGCCGCTACGGGAATGAACTATGTCACCATCGGCGCATCCGGCGGAGTATTTGGAATCCTTCTAGCATTCGGGCTGATGTTCCCGGAGCAGCGCATCATGTTGATTTTCCCGCCAATTCCCATGAAAGCCAAATTCTTTGTGATCGGATATGGTGTTTTGGAATTCTTTCTTGCAACGTCCGGCACGCAGCCAGGAGTGGCAAATTGGGCCCACTTGGCCGGGATGGCCACAGGGTTCTTATTGATCACCTATTGGCACGGTGGACTCCCTTTTAGGTCGGGAAAGTCAGATGATTACTATTGA
- the ispG gene encoding flavodoxin-dependent (E)-4-hydroxy-3-methylbut-2-enyl-diphosphate synthase, with the protein MQRPRRDSRPVQVGPVQIGGHAPIAVQSMTVSKTHKVEETLHEIAQLAEAGADIVRVAVPRPEDADALRDIVQGSTVPIVADIHFNHTYALKAIEAGVAKVRINPGNIGKQEWEREVLLAAKEAGLPIRIGVNSGSLERDILDKYGYPQPEALLESALRHVEICSRHGFEDIVISVKHSDVFFMIQAYRLLAERTDFPLHLGVTESGSFKVGTIKSSIGIGALLADGIGDTIRVSLATDSVKEVETAHTILKSLRIGRPGVNIIACPTCGRLNGDLFSIVEEVETAVNARKFEKDVTVALMGCAVNGPGEAQGADLGISLGRGRAHLFKQGKVVGTVPESKIVDTVLEAIEAWEPEEDAQSTT; encoded by the coding sequence ATGCAACGACCCAGAAGAGATTCTCGCCCTGTACAGGTAGGACCGGTCCAGATTGGTGGTCATGCACCGATTGCGGTGCAGTCCATGACCGTATCCAAGACTCATAAAGTTGAAGAAACCCTTCATGAGATCGCCCAACTGGCAGAAGCCGGGGCCGATATCGTTCGTGTTGCTGTACCACGACCAGAAGATGCTGATGCACTTCGTGACATCGTACAGGGATCCACTGTCCCTATCGTAGCCGATATTCACTTTAATCATACCTACGCCTTGAAGGCGATTGAAGCGGGGGTTGCAAAAGTCAGAATCAACCCGGGCAATATTGGGAAGCAAGAATGGGAACGTGAAGTTCTTCTAGCAGCCAAGGAGGCGGGCCTACCAATTCGTATCGGTGTAAACAGCGGCTCACTAGAGCGTGACATTCTTGATAAATATGGCTACCCCCAACCAGAAGCGCTCCTGGAGAGTGCTCTGCGCCACGTTGAAATTTGTTCACGGCACGGGTTCGAGGACATTGTAATCTCTGTGAAACACTCCGATGTTTTCTTTATGATCCAAGCCTACCGGCTTCTTGCGGAACGAACCGACTTTCCCCTTCACCTGGGAGTCACGGAATCTGGTTCATTCAAGGTGGGTACCATCAAGAGTTCGATTGGGATTGGTGCATTATTGGCAGACGGTATCGGGGATACGATCCGTGTCTCACTGGCAACTGATTCCGTCAAGGAAGTCGAAACTGCCCATACGATCCTCAAATCACTCCGAATTGGACGTCCTGGGGTAAACATTATCGCATGTCCCACCTGTGGTCGGCTGAATGGAGACCTGTTCTCTATTGTTGAGGAAGTTGAAACGGCCGTGAATGCCCGCAAATTCGAAAAGGATGTGACAGTAGCATTGATGGGATGCGCTGTGAATGGCCCCGGAGAAGCACAGGGAGCGGACCTTGGCATTTCACTCGGCCGCGGACGAGCACACCTGTTTAAGCAAGGCAAGGTCGTTGGCACAGTACCAGAATCCAAGATCGTAGACACGGTCCTAGAAGCGATTGAAGCATGGGAGCCTGAAGAGGATGCCCAATCTACGACCTAG
- a CDS encoding VWA domain-containing protein, translating into MPYKYVQWDEVKHGGKPTTFEQLFDLFQQLLQFTAGDATEALNWLTQLDQRYNLTDSQSGIGDFIEELKSRGYLREDGQGSLQLTAKTERSLRDRSLEEIFRQLRKAGKGQHRTPYEGIGDERLPETRPWRFGDDPHLLNVTDTLSNSYRRGGIDDWSLLEEDYAVHETDHQSNQSTVLMIDLSHSMILYGEDRITPARKTAMALAELILRRYAKDTLDIVAFGDDAWEVSIKDLPYLQVGPYHTNTHAGLRRAREILRRRKNRNKQIFMITDGKPSCHFERGKLYKNVFGLDRKIVNKVLDEAVICRREGITITTFMIARDPYLQGFVRQLTDANHGRAYYADLDNLGEFLFEDYVRNRRKYLH; encoded by the coding sequence ATTCCCTACAAATACGTACAGTGGGATGAAGTAAAACATGGTGGAAAGCCCACTACGTTTGAACAACTGTTTGATCTTTTTCAGCAACTGCTTCAGTTTACAGCTGGCGATGCCACAGAAGCACTGAACTGGCTCACACAACTGGATCAACGCTATAATCTTACCGATTCACAATCCGGGATTGGGGACTTTATCGAAGAGCTTAAATCAAGGGGGTATCTTCGAGAGGACGGGCAGGGATCCCTACAATTAACGGCTAAGACTGAACGCAGTCTGCGGGATCGTTCCCTAGAGGAGATTTTCCGGCAACTCCGCAAAGCTGGTAAAGGCCAACATCGGACCCCATACGAGGGTATTGGGGACGAGCGTTTACCCGAAACAAGACCTTGGCGGTTTGGGGATGATCCACATCTTTTGAATGTGACGGATACACTCTCAAACTCGTATCGGCGTGGTGGGATTGACGACTGGTCGTTACTGGAAGAAGATTATGCAGTTCACGAGACCGATCATCAGTCGAATCAGTCGACAGTGCTGATGATTGACCTGAGCCACTCGATGATCCTGTATGGAGAGGATCGCATTACTCCTGCCCGTAAAACGGCAATGGCTTTAGCAGAACTGATCCTGCGCCGCTATGCAAAGGATACGCTGGATATCGTTGCATTTGGAGATGATGCATGGGAGGTATCCATCAAGGATTTACCGTACCTGCAGGTGGGACCTTATCACACGAATACGCACGCCGGGCTTCGCCGTGCACGCGAAATTCTCCGCCGACGAAAAAACCGGAATAAGCAGATATTCATGATTACCGATGGGAAGCCGAGTTGTCATTTTGAACGGGGAAAGCTTTACAAGAATGTATTCGGATTGGATCGCAAAATTGTGAACAAGGTGCTGGATGAGGCCGTCATTTGCCGCCGGGAGGGAATCACGATTACAACCTTTATGATTGCAAGAGATCCATACCTGCAGGGATTTGTCCGTCAGCTCACGGATGCAAACCATGGACGGGCATACTATGCAGACCTAGATAATCTGGGAGAGTTTCTGTTTGAAGATTATGTGCGCAACCGGCGCAAGTATCTGCATTAG
- the rsmA gene encoding ribosomal RNA small subunit methyltransferase A, whose protein sequence is MKSPIPPKKSLGQHFLNDPNTARRIVGALEAPADAHVVEIGPGVGALTGLLHGRFENFEAIEVDSRAVTHLRECYPDLNMRQADVLEMDWRSLGDLPLHIIGNLPYNITSPILFGLLAAYDVMSQAVLMVQREVAERIVAQPRTKAYGIPSVFAQLYARPSILFKVSRNVFEPKPAVESVVIRLDFEGVEAPDVDSGLLHAVVRAGFGMRRKVLRNSLQKWAADIPDRWRRCRAEELSPADYVMLARYFQDRSQIIRDSLDNQ, encoded by the coding sequence GTGAAATCGCCGATTCCACCCAAAAAGAGCCTAGGGCAGCATTTCCTGAACGATCCCAATACTGCCCGTCGTATTGTTGGAGCGCTGGAAGCACCAGCGGATGCACATGTAGTGGAGATTGGTCCAGGTGTCGGTGCTCTGACGGGGCTTCTACATGGACGCTTTGAAAATTTTGAAGCGATTGAAGTAGATTCACGGGCAGTCACACATCTTCGTGAATGTTATCCAGACTTAAATATGCGGCAGGCGGATGTACTTGAAATGGATTGGCGGAGTCTCGGTGATCTACCGTTACACATCATCGGCAACTTGCCCTACAACATTACCAGTCCCATTCTATTCGGGCTATTGGCTGCGTATGATGTCATGAGTCAGGCGGTTTTGATGGTTCAAAGAGAGGTCGCTGAACGAATCGTGGCACAGCCCCGCACCAAGGCGTATGGAATTCCAAGCGTATTTGCGCAGCTATATGCCCGTCCGAGTATATTATTCAAGGTCAGCCGCAATGTATTTGAACCCAAGCCAGCTGTGGAGAGCGTGGTAATTCGGCTTGATTTTGAAGGGGTAGAAGCCCCGGATGTAGACTCGGGGCTACTGCATGCGGTGGTTCGTGCAGGGTTTGGGATGCGGCGGAAGGTACTTCGAAATAGTCTTCAGAAGTGGGCTGCTGATATCCCGGATCGCTGGAGGCGGTGTCGCGCAGAAGAATTGTCCCCTGCTGATTATGTGATGCTTGCACGTTATTTTCAAGATCGTTCGCAAATCATTCGAGATTCTTTAGACAACCAGTAA
- the mgtE gene encoding magnesium transporter, whose protein sequence is MSTLSARLNENSAPRELDEVIAQEVELRLEENDFAAALDLLQQLHPADIARLVTELGRDHAASLTLALPTITGANVLAELDEAFCADLLSEVSTERITALLNELESDDAADVLSNLDETVRQRVLRVLEDRESVKGLLEYGEETAGGIMATEVVSVLANWTVAEATEEIRRNAENTQDLYVVFVIDEARKLKGFVTIRRLLLSPSDAVIGDVMRTDIRYVTAEVDQEEVVRIMERYDLVSLAVVDDNQRLIGHVTIDDAVDVIREEAEEDYLRLSGITGDEDRTDTVFSITRGRLPWLLLGMVGAVFAGSVIGVYEENIRRASVLAAFIPVVMAMAGNAGIQSSAIIVQGLASGEVWSVNMLRRMGKEVYVAIANGLALAAVMIVAVLVVFGWMASMWPSFVIQAPDPWRLAATAGLSLFVVVILAAVIGATIPLMLDRIGVDPALATGPFITTSNDIIGLLVFFMLAAVLYLPFI, encoded by the coding sequence ATGTCTACTCTCAGTGCCAGATTAAATGAAAATTCAGCTCCCAGAGAGCTGGACGAGGTAATCGCCCAGGAAGTAGAGTTGCGGCTTGAGGAAAATGATTTTGCGGCTGCACTAGATTTGTTGCAGCAACTGCACCCAGCCGATATCGCACGACTCGTTACGGAGCTAGGGCGCGATCATGCGGCATCTCTCACTCTTGCGCTCCCAACCATAACAGGTGCAAACGTGCTGGCGGAGTTGGATGAGGCGTTTTGTGCAGATCTACTCTCGGAGGTTTCGACTGAGCGCATTACCGCCCTTCTCAATGAATTGGAATCCGACGATGCGGCGGATGTTCTTAGCAACTTGGATGAAACTGTACGTCAGAGGGTTCTCCGGGTTTTAGAGGATCGTGAGTCCGTCAAGGGGCTTCTCGAATACGGAGAGGAGACAGCAGGTGGTATCATGGCCACCGAAGTTGTTTCAGTTCTAGCAAATTGGACCGTTGCAGAGGCTACGGAAGAAATCCGCCGGAATGCGGAGAATACGCAGGACCTGTACGTAGTTTTCGTGATTGACGAGGCAAGAAAACTAAAAGGATTCGTGACGATTCGTCGTCTGTTATTATCCCCGTCGGATGCGGTGATTGGTGATGTGATGCGAACAGATATTCGTTACGTGACAGCAGAGGTCGATCAGGAAGAAGTCGTTAGGATAATGGAAAGGTATGATCTGGTTTCCTTAGCGGTCGTAGACGATAATCAGCGCTTGATAGGGCACGTAACGATTGATGATGCGGTTGATGTCATTCGTGAGGAGGCTGAAGAAGATTATCTGCGGCTTAGTGGCATCACTGGCGATGAAGATCGAACAGATACCGTGTTCAGCATCACCCGTGGTCGCCTGCCTTGGCTACTGTTAGGTATGGTTGGGGCCGTATTTGCAGGGAGCGTCATTGGCGTATATGAAGAAAATATTCGGCGTGCTTCGGTGCTCGCGGCATTCATTCCTGTCGTGATGGCTATGGCGGGAAATGCTGGCATTCAAAGTTCAGCAATCATTGTTCAGGGATTGGCGTCGGGAGAAGTATGGTCGGTCAATATGCTCCGGCGCATGGGCAAAGAAGTCTATGTAGCCATAGCCAATGGACTGGCCTTGGCCGCGGTTATGATCGTGGCAGTGTTAGTTGTATTTGGCTGGATGGCAAGTATGTGGCCATCTTTCGTTATTCAAGCTCCGGACCCCTGGCGTCTGGCTGCAACGGCAGGGTTATCGCTTTTTGTCGTGGTCATTCTTGCAGCGGTCATTGGGGCAACAATTCCGCTGATGCTGGACCGGATCGGAGTTGATCCAGCCCTGGCCACAGGCCCCTTTATTACCACAAGTAATGATATAATCGGGCTCTTGGTGTTCTTTATGTTGGCAGCAGTTCTTTATCTGCCGTTCATATGA
- the purE gene encoding 5-(carboxyamino)imidazole ribonucleotide mutase: MSSITSPLVGILMGSDSDLPVMRKATDILESFDIPFEIRVMSAHRTPDRAHEYATTAHTRGIKVLIAGAGVAAHLAGVLAANTPLPVLGVPINSGALKGLDALLATVQMPSGIPVAALAIDGSKNAALLAVQILATSNATLQKRFLDYKAAMLDEVSAKDQRVQELIFG, encoded by the coding sequence ATGTCCTCTATAACCTCCCCTCTGGTAGGGATCTTGATGGGAAGTGATTCTGATCTTCCCGTCATGCGTAAAGCAACAGATATTCTGGAATCATTCGACATCCCCTTCGAAATACGTGTAATGAGTGCCCATCGCACACCTGATCGTGCGCACGAATATGCAACGACCGCACATACCCGTGGAATCAAGGTATTGATTGCCGGTGCAGGTGTAGCGGCCCATCTTGCGGGAGTTCTCGCTGCCAATACGCCCCTGCCCGTACTTGGTGTTCCGATTAATTCGGGTGCACTCAAGGGACTTGATGCCCTCCTGGCTACCGTCCAGATGCCAAGTGGAATCCCCGTGGCCGCCCTTGCGATTGACGGCTCAAAAAATGCAGCTCTCCTGGCCGTTCAGATCCTTGCCACTTCGAATGCCACACTTCAAAAGCGTTTTCTCGACTATAAGGCAGCGATGCTTGACGAGGTGAGTGCCAAAGACCAGCGAGTTCAGGAATTGATCTTCGGTTAA